The following are from one region of the Juglans regia cultivar Chandler chromosome 10, Walnut 2.0, whole genome shotgun sequence genome:
- the LOC108990991 gene encoding anthocyanidin 3-O-glucosyltransferase 7-like, with translation MSQSSGKNQHVAVLAFPFGCHPWLLLNLASKLASAAPDVRFSFLNTAKSNQKLSATSGAHLPHNLKFYDVADGVPEGHVLTPGNPLEELELFLEATPESFRKGMDMAVAETGQQKITCILSDAFLVFGCDLAADMHVKWVPLYVPAPHELSAHIYSALIHETYAKACGGGEAHGNGGAVGDLDTIEKTLDAIPGLSVMRFGDLPPEILQEILQGNQSNCSPIFARTLRRIREVLPRANAVVMNSFQELNSTILTDDLKSKLQDILYVGFLTLIVPTPPLPPSHSDATGCLPWLDEQKPTSVAYISFGTLAAVPPHEFAALAEALEASCVPFLWSLRENFKAFLPNGFLERTRKQGKIVPWAPQAYVLSHKAVGVYITHCGYNSVFESIVGEVPMICRPVLGDNKMNGRMVEDVWEIGLRVEGGVFTKKGMVKSLELVLGHDQHGRRMREKIRDLKELIVKAAGPDGIASKDFKTLLELISQ, from the coding sequence ATGAGTCAAAGCTCAGGAAAAAATCAGCATGTTGCAGTTTTGGCATTTCCATTTGGCTGCCATCCCTGGCTTTTACTCAACCTAGCTTCCAAATTAGCATCGGCCGCCCCTGACGTGCGGTTCTCCTTCCTCAATACTGCCAAATCCAATCAAAAGCTCTCTGCCACCTCAGGAGCTCACCTCCCACACAACCTTAAATTCTACGATGTTGCGGATGGCGTGCCGGAGGGACATGTCCTCACTCCCGGGAATCCCCTCGAGGAACTGGAGCTGTTCCTTGAGGCTACACCTGAGAGCTTCCGCAAAGGCATGGATATGGCAGTGGCTGAGACTGGGCAGCAAAAGATCACCTGCATCTTGAGCGATGCTTTCTTGGTCTTTGGCTGCGATTTGGCTGCGGACATGCATGTAAAGTGGGTCCCTTTATACGTTCCCGCACCCCACGAACTCTCTGCCCACATTTACAGTGCTCTCATCCATGAGACTTATGCTAAAGCTTGCGGTGGCGGTGAAGCTCATGGTAATGGCGGTGCAGTGGGGGATCTAGACACTATTGAAAAAACACTGGATGCCATTCCAGGACTCTCCGTAATGCGCTTCGGGGACTTACCCCCAGAAATACTTCAAGAAATACTTCAAGGTAATCAGTCAAATTGTTCTCCAATTTTCGCACGCACACTGCGCAGAATTAGGGAAGTCCTGCCACGAGCAAATGCTGTTGTGATGAACTCTTTCCAAGAACTAAACTCAACCATACTTACCGATGATCTCAAGTCCAAGCTCCAAGACATTCTGTACGTGGGATTTCTCACATTAATAGTCCCAACTCCACCCCTACCACCATCGCATTCAGACGCCACAGGCTGCCTCCCATGGTTGGACGAGCAAAAGCCAACATCGGTAGCATATATAAGCTTTGGAACACTGGCGGCGGTGCCACCCCACGAGTTTGCAGCTTTAGCAGAGGCGCTGGAAGCGAGTTGCGTTCCTTTTCTTTGGTCTCTTAGGGAAAACTTCAAAGCATTTCTGCCGAATGGGTTCCTCGAGAGGACAAGGAAACAAGGAAAAATAGTTCCCTGGGCACCCCAGGCTTATGTCTTGTCACATAAAGCAGTAGGCGTGTACATTACACACTGTGGATACAACTCTGTGTTTGAGAGCATTGTCGGAGAGGTTCCAATGATCTGCCGGCCGGTCTTAGGGGACAATAAGATGAACGGACGGATGGTAGAGGACGTGTGGGAGATAGGGCTTAGGGTTGAGGGAGGGGTGTTTACAAAGAAGGGAATGGTCAAGAGCTTGGAGCTCGTTCTGGGACATGATCAACATGGAAGGAGGATGAGGGAGAAGATCAGAGATCTTAAAGAGCTTATAGTGAAAGCTGCCGGACCTGATGGTATTGCTTCCAAAGATTTCAAAACTTTGCTTGAGTTAATCTCTCAATAA